From one Polynucleobacter sp. UK-FUSCHL-C3 genomic stretch:
- a CDS encoding M48 family metalloprotease, whose amino-acid sequence MQLKRILALHLSLILSAPSFAQQSGVSVQQDSAAQQNLGRVVQSPEARSPNLPTRNTLQSQPTLILPDMGDPGGDALSPLDERKIGEQIMREIRRDRDFSNDWPIYDYLNQMERRLMQAAKRLQLGGANAQGSAAYDYEVFAIKDPSINAFALPGGFIGFHTGLLITAETDSEVASVMGHEIGHVLQRHIARSLERQGTNSIIALAGIVLGALAAASNPSAAAGLITGGQALAIQNQLSYSRDAERESDRIGFQILQASGYDVNGAPAFFQRLQKFYGVMDSGVPAYVRTHPLTIDRIADMQDRARTVQQSRVPSTLEFYLVKARARVEQSDSSSGLFDLRNVFESYSKQAAPEKQMEGFYGLALVAQKQGRLEQAEGFLQKARAVAQNVLAPGSPVQRQSLSFDYTASELALARGKAEDALQFAQNAAKADPYSFSAVVAMVKAELKLGRTNDAITLLRAKTKAQPNETIWWELLASAYDQDKKIGLRHYALAEKFATEGAWPSAIEQLKIARAAAGTDFYLGSVIDARLRAFQNQYREEQNEKRKS is encoded by the coding sequence ATGCAATTGAAACGTATTTTGGCACTTCACTTAAGTTTAATCTTGAGTGCTCCCTCTTTTGCCCAACAGAGCGGAGTTTCCGTTCAACAAGACTCAGCCGCTCAGCAAAACTTGGGGCGCGTCGTCCAGTCACCTGAGGCCCGCTCCCCCAATTTACCAACCCGTAATACCCTGCAATCTCAACCCACACTTATATTGCCTGATATGGGTGATCCGGGTGGAGATGCGCTCAGCCCTTTGGATGAGCGTAAGATCGGCGAGCAAATCATGCGCGAGATTCGGCGTGATCGGGATTTCTCAAATGATTGGCCAATCTACGACTACCTTAATCAAATGGAGCGCCGCTTAATGCAAGCTGCCAAACGATTGCAATTGGGCGGCGCCAACGCTCAGGGGAGTGCTGCGTATGACTATGAGGTTTTTGCAATCAAAGATCCATCGATTAATGCCTTTGCGTTACCTGGTGGGTTTATTGGCTTTCATACGGGTTTGTTAATTACTGCAGAGACCGACTCTGAGGTAGCTTCTGTGATGGGGCATGAGATCGGACACGTTTTACAACGCCACATCGCTCGGTCTCTAGAGCGTCAGGGCACAAATTCAATTATTGCCTTGGCAGGTATTGTTCTTGGTGCATTGGCTGCCGCAAGTAATCCAAGTGCTGCTGCTGGATTAATTACTGGGGGTCAAGCCTTGGCGATTCAAAATCAACTCTCATACTCACGCGATGCAGAACGCGAATCCGATCGTATTGGTTTTCAGATACTTCAGGCTAGTGGTTATGATGTAAATGGTGCCCCAGCATTTTTTCAGCGCCTGCAAAAATTCTACGGCGTCATGGATAGCGGCGTACCTGCATACGTACGTACACATCCACTAACGATCGACCGCATTGCAGATATGCAAGATCGTGCTCGCACAGTTCAACAAAGTCGGGTTCCCAGTACCTTGGAGTTTTACTTAGTTAAAGCGCGGGCGCGGGTTGAGCAAAGTGATAGCTCAAGTGGTTTGTTTGACCTACGCAATGTGTTTGAGAGTTATTCCAAGCAAGCTGCCCCTGAGAAGCAAATGGAGGGCTTTTATGGCTTAGCGTTGGTTGCCCAGAAACAGGGTCGTCTTGAGCAGGCGGAGGGTTTTTTACAAAAGGCGCGCGCTGTAGCGCAGAATGTACTCGCACCAGGTTCTCCAGTGCAGCGTCAAAGCCTATCCTTTGATTACACTGCCTCAGAATTGGCCTTGGCGAGAGGAAAGGCAGAAGATGCTTTGCAGTTTGCACAAAATGCTGCTAAAGCTGATCCATATTCTTTTTCTGCAGTTGTAGCTATGGTTAAGGCAGAGCTCAAATTAGGTCGAACGAATGATGCGATCACACTTCTTCGTGCTAAAACAAAAGCTCAACCCAATGAAACAATTTGGTGGGAGTTATTAGCAAGTGCTTATGACCAAGATAAAAAGATCGGTCTACGGCATTACGCTCTTGCTGAAAAGTTTGCTACCGAGGGTGCCTGGCCATCTGCTATTGAGCAGTTAAAAATTGCACGTGCCGCTGCTGGAACTGACTTTTACTTAGGCTCAGTGATTGATGCCCGCTTACGAGCGTTTCAGAATCAATACCGCGAAGAACAAAACGAGAAAAGAAAAAGCTAG
- the moaC gene encoding cyclic pyranopterin monophosphate synthase MoaC has translation MNKLTHFDSSGQAHMVNVGDKASTHRIAIASGCIQMHPTTYELIQAGGHKKGDVLGIARIAGIQASKKTSDLIPLCHPLALTHVSVEFESTPTTNIIRCTVRAETTGQTGVEMEALTAVQVALLTIYDMCKAVDRGMVMSDIKLLEKSGGKSGEWKASK, from the coding sequence ATGAACAAACTGACGCACTTTGATTCCAGTGGACAAGCCCACATGGTAAACGTTGGCGATAAAGCCTCCACCCACCGAATAGCCATTGCTAGTGGTTGCATTCAAATGCATCCTACCACCTATGAGCTTATTCAGGCAGGCGGTCATAAAAAAGGGGATGTCCTTGGAATAGCCCGAATTGCAGGCATTCAGGCCTCCAAGAAGACCTCCGATTTGATCCCCCTCTGCCACCCTCTTGCCCTAACGCATGTCAGCGTAGAATTTGAGTCCACGCCTACAACCAACATCATTCGATGCACAGTGAGGGCAGAAACAACTGGGCAGACCGGCGTAGAAATGGAAGCCCTCACAGCAGTCCAAGTTGCTCTCCTCACAATCTACGATATGTGCAAAGCAGTCGATCGTGGCATGGTCATGAGTGATATTAAATTACTAGAAAAGAGCGGTGGTAAATCTGGAGAGTGGAAGGCGAGTAAGTAA
- a CDS encoding tetratricopeptide repeat protein, with the protein MNPQLQIMLSQAIQAFETGNFERAESIIKKILKVDPKNYSALSIFGLIRVTQANYKEASDYLKKATSIQPNDAAIQYNLAKSLHDLGNLWDSIPHHKKAVELAPKNPRAWLSYGKTLLDLSQYLQALDCFDEALKLTPDYVEALINKGIALHQIQRYAEAITHFDIAISLKPDFAEIWSNKGNTLYEIKQYDEAIEHFTNALSLKPDFAEGWSNKGNALYETKRYDEAITNHDKALSLKPNYAEGWYNKGVTLNALKRYDEVISCFDKALTLKNDIEWVFGDLLHTKMKICDWSHFNDDFDELSNSVMTNKRVLRPFPALGFTDNTLFHKKAAEIYTLSKYPHNDILGLNHKYSQKEKIRVGYFSGDFREHPVAFLTAELFELHDKNRFEIVAFSFGVDSQTLLRSRLEQAFDLFIDVKTKSDQQIAQLSRHLEIDIAVDLGGHTDSARVGIFACRAAPIQLSYIGYLGTIGAEYYDYLVADKTIIPSGFDHFYAEKIVRLPNYQANDRKRAISDKKFTRTGFGLPSAGIIFCCFNNNYKFLPATFDSWMHILKAVDGSILFLYADSKWSKANLIKEARVRGVDCSRLVFGEHISYSEYLTRYQVCDLFLDTFPYNAGTTASDALWTGLPVLTLMGQSFASRVAASLLNAIDLPELITTNQEQYEALAIELATNPQKLAKIKLKLANNRLTTPLFDTPLFTKNLEAAYIQMYDRYQAGLEPDHISII; encoded by the coding sequence TCTTGAAGGTAGATCCAAAAAACTACTCTGCATTGAGTATTTTCGGATTAATTAGAGTTACACAAGCAAATTATAAAGAAGCATCTGATTATTTAAAGAAAGCTACAAGCATTCAACCAAATGATGCTGCTATTCAATATAACTTAGCTAAAAGTTTGCATGACTTAGGCAATCTTTGGGATTCGATACCTCATCACAAAAAAGCAGTAGAACTAGCTCCAAAAAATCCAAGAGCTTGGCTTAGTTATGGAAAAACGTTATTAGATTTAAGTCAATATTTACAAGCCTTGGATTGTTTTGATGAGGCACTAAAACTGACACCAGATTATGTTGAGGCGCTGATCAATAAGGGCATTGCATTGCATCAAATTCAGCGTTATGCAGAGGCAATTACACACTTCGATATAGCCATAAGTCTAAAGCCTGACTTTGCAGAAATCTGGTCAAATAAAGGAAATACTCTATATGAAATCAAACAATATGATGAGGCAATTGAACACTTTACTAATGCTTTAAGTCTAAAGCCCGACTTTGCCGAGGGTTGGTCGAACAAAGGAAATGCCTTATATGAAACCAAACGCTATGATGAAGCAATTACAAACCACGATAAGGCTTTAAGTTTAAAGCCGAATTATGCAGAGGGTTGGTATAACAAAGGAGTCACACTAAATGCGCTTAAACGCTACGACGAGGTAATTTCTTGCTTCGATAAGGCACTCACTTTAAAGAATGATATTGAATGGGTCTTTGGTGATTTACTCCATACTAAAATGAAAATATGTGATTGGTCGCATTTTAATGATGATTTTGATGAGCTTTCTAATAGCGTAATGACCAATAAAAGAGTTTTAAGACCATTTCCTGCCCTTGGTTTTACTGATAATACTTTATTTCATAAAAAAGCTGCTGAAATTTATACTTTATCCAAATATCCACATAACGATATTTTAGGTCTAAACCATAAATACTCCCAAAAAGAGAAAATCCGAGTTGGATATTTTTCTGGCGATTTTAGAGAGCATCCTGTTGCATTCTTAACCGCAGAACTATTTGAGCTACACGATAAAAATAGATTTGAAATTGTTGCCTTTTCTTTTGGTGTCGACAGTCAAACTCTACTGCGTTCACGCTTAGAACAGGCTTTCGATCTATTTATAGATGTAAAAACAAAGTCTGATCAGCAAATTGCCCAACTTTCGAGACACTTAGAAATTGATATTGCAGTTGATTTAGGTGGGCATACCGATAGCGCTCGAGTAGGTATTTTTGCTTGTAGAGCGGCCCCTATTCAGTTAAGTTATATTGGGTATTTAGGAACAATAGGCGCTGAGTATTACGATTATTTGGTAGCAGATAAAACCATAATTCCTAGTGGGTTTGACCATTTCTATGCAGAAAAAATTGTACGTCTGCCAAACTACCAAGCAAATGATCGAAAACGTGCTATCTCCGATAAGAAATTTACACGTACAGGATTTGGGCTTCCCAGCGCGGGAATTATTTTTTGCTGCTTTAATAATAACTACAAGTTTTTGCCCGCTACCTTTGATAGCTGGATGCATATTTTGAAGGCGGTGGATGGTAGTATACTTTTTCTTTATGCTGATAGTAAGTGGTCAAAAGCTAATCTTATAAAGGAAGCAAGAGTCAGAGGTGTTGATTGTTCTAGATTAGTCTTTGGTGAGCATATTTCTTATAGTGAATATCTGACTCGCTATCAAGTTTGCGATTTATTTTTAGATACTTTTCCGTATAACGCTGGAACAACTGCTAGTGATGCCCTATGGACTGGACTACCAGTATTAACGCTCATGGGTCAGTCGTTCGCCAGTCGGGTAGCAGCGAGTCTTTTGAATGCGATTGACTTACCTGAGCTCATTACAACGAATCAAGAGCAGTATGAAGCCTTAGCAATTGAGTTAGCCACGAATCCTCAGAAACTTGCAAAGATTAAATTGAAGCTGGCTAACAATCGCTTGACTACCCCCTTATTTGATACACCGCTTTTTACTAAAAATCTTGAAGCAGCCTATATCCAGATGTATGACCGATATCAAGCTGGTTTAGAGCCAGATCATATCTCTATTATTTAG